A genomic region of Elusimicrobiota bacterium contains the following coding sequences:
- a CDS encoding DUF2891 domain-containing protein, translating to MGAMTALCLLALLAAVPAPASPSPRTAGLAGLALKCAGAEFPNKADHVAAGMHDLARPRDAHPSFYGCFDWHSSVHGHWLMVRALRTEAALPDAARLRAALDAHLSSAAVRGELAYLAQPGRKTFERTYGWAWLLKLAEELRSWDDPDAKRWSSNLEPLAAAFVARYEDFLPKLTYPIRVGTHPNTAFGLAFALDYARAAGDKELEALLVGRAKAYFAADKDYPAAWEPGGEDFFSPALLEADLMRRVLSREEFSRWLTAFLPELGRGGPRSLMTPAIVTDRADPKIVHLDGLNLSRAWCLKGVAAALPPADPRRTVILAAAGRHLDASLPHVASGDYAGEHWLASFALYALSVD from the coding sequence ATGGGCGCCATGACCGCGCTCTGTCTTCTCGCCCTGCTCGCCGCCGTTCCCGCCCCGGCCTCGCCTTCGCCCCGGACCGCCGGCCTGGCCGGCCTCGCCCTGAAATGCGCCGGCGCCGAGTTCCCGAACAAGGCGGATCACGTCGCGGCCGGAATGCACGACCTCGCCCGTCCGCGCGACGCCCACCCGTCCTTCTACGGGTGCTTCGACTGGCACTCGAGCGTCCACGGCCACTGGCTCATGGTCCGCGCCCTGAGGACCGAGGCCGCGCTTCCCGACGCGGCGAGGCTCCGCGCCGCGCTCGACGCGCATCTCTCCTCGGCCGCGGTCCGGGGGGAGCTCGCCTATCTCGCCCAGCCCGGCCGCAAGACGTTCGAGCGCACCTACGGCTGGGCCTGGCTGCTCAAGCTGGCGGAGGAGTTGCGCTCGTGGGACGACCCGGACGCGAAGCGCTGGTCCTCGAACCTCGAGCCTCTCGCCGCCGCCTTCGTCGCGCGGTACGAGGATTTCCTGCCCAAGCTCACCTACCCGATCCGCGTCGGGACGCATCCGAACACGGCGTTCGGGCTGGCCTTCGCGCTCGACTACGCCCGCGCCGCGGGCGACAAGGAGCTCGAGGCCCTGCTCGTCGGGCGCGCGAAGGCCTACTTCGCCGCCGACAAGGACTATCCCGCGGCGTGGGAGCCGGGCGGCGAGGACTTCTTCTCGCCGGCGCTGCTCGAGGCGGACCTCATGCGCCGGGTCCTTTCCCGGGAGGAGTTCTCCCGCTGGCTGACCGCCTTCCTTCCCGAGCTCGGCCGCGGCGGCCCCCGGTCGCTGATGACGCCGGCGATCGTGACGGACCGCGCCGACCCCAAGATCGTCCATCTCGACGGCCTGAACCTGAGCCGCGCCTGGTGCCTCAAGGGCGTCGCGGCCGCCCTGCCGCCCGCGGATCCGCGCCGGACCGTCATCCTCGCGGCGGCGGGGCGGCACCTGGACGCCTCCCTGCCGCACGTCGCCAGCGGCGACTACGCGGGCGAGCATTGGCTGGCGAGCTTCGCGCTGTACGCCTTGTCCGTGGACTAG